One genomic region from Macrobrachium rosenbergii isolate ZJJX-2024 chromosome 1, ASM4041242v1, whole genome shotgun sequence encodes:
- the LOC136839670 gene encoding uncharacterized protein, producing the protein MRCLALTIFALLGTMCLGRDANDARIVAAYSTRTAITLTTITSVQPYTCFLNTNAVSCQKRRLRRQKFFKHPVDEFSDIDDKTALDGTFTEDQLAEGKGLDSQDRQGRIALTVWTTSSSTYTITSTSINTAITYSLSYYCSVSGFPVAPACG; encoded by the exons ATGAGGTGTCTAGCATTAACGATCTTCGCCCTCCTCGGGACAATGTGTCTTG GAAGGGACGCCAACGACGCCCGCATCGTGGCTGCTTACTCCACCCGCACTGCCATCACCCTGACGACGATCACCTCCGTGCAGCCATACACCTGCTTCCTGAACACCAACGCCGTCAGCTGTCAGAAGAGGAGGCTCCGCAGACAGAAGTTCTTTAAACATCCCGTTGATGAATTCTCTGATATTGATGA caAAACCGCCCTGGACGGCACATTCACAGAGGACCAGTTGGCCGAGGGCAAAGGACTGGATTCCCAGGATCGTCAGGGACGCATCGCCCTCACCGTCTGGACAACCAGCTCCTCCACCTACACCATCACCTCAACATCCATCAACACTGCAATCACATACTCTCTGTCCTACTACTGCTCGGTTTCCGGATTCCCAGTTGCGCCAGCTTGCGGCTAG
- the LOC136841525 gene encoding uncharacterized protein — protein sequence MKCLALVVFALLGTVCLGRDANDARIVAAYSTRTALTLTTITSVQPYTCVVNPATTPCQGRKIRRRQSTGLIAEDDSLAGDDTTLLDSTFEDPLSPEGRAANSANRQGRIALTVWTTSSSTYTVTSTSINSATTYSLSYYCSINGFPYPPTCG from the exons ATGAAGTGTCTGGCTTTAGTGGTCTTCGCCCTTCTGGGGACAGTTTGCCTTG GAAGGGACGCCAACGACGCCCGGATCGTGGCTGCTTACTCCACCCGCACTGCCCTCACCCTGACGACAATCACCTCCGTGCAGCCCTACACCTGCGTCGTTAATCCTGCTACCACCCCGTGCCAGGGGAGGAAGATCCGTCGACGACAGTCCACGGGACTGATCGCCGAGGATGACTCTCTCGCCGGTGATGA caCAACTCTGCTGGACAGCACCTTCGAGGACCCACTGTCGCCAGAGGGCAGGGCGGCGAATTCCGCGAATCGACAGGGTCGAATCGCCCTCACCGTCTGGACAACCAGTTCCAGCACTTACACCGTCACGTCGACTTCCATCAACTCCGCAACCACTTACTCCTTGTCCTACTACTGCTCCATCAACGGATTCCCCTACCCACCTACCTGTGGCTAA
- the LOC136841531 gene encoding uncharacterized protein, producing MKCLALVVFALLGAVCLGRDENDARIVAAYSTRTAITLTTITSVQPYTCAFSVTNTPCQGRRMRRREALGLGPEDDALAGDDKTLLDSTFEDPLSSEGRAQDSADRQGRIALTVWTTSSSTYTITSTSINSATTYSLSYYCSINGFPFPPACG from the exons ATGAAGTGTCTGGCTTTAGTGGTCTTCGCCCTTCTGGGGGCAGTTTGCCTTG GAAGGGACGAAAACGACGCCCGGATCGTGGCTGCTTACTCCACCCGCACTGCCATCACCCTGACGACGATCACCTCCGTGCAGCCCTACACCTGCGCATTTTCCGTGACTAACACCCCGTGCCAGGGGAGGAGGATGCGTCGACGAGAGGCCTTAGGACTGGGCCCTGAGGATGATGCTCTCGCCGGTGACGA caAAACTCTGCTAGACAGCACCTTTGAGGATCCACTGTCGTCTGAGGGCAGGGCGCAGGATTCCGCGGATCGACAGGGTCGAATTGCCCTCACTGTCTGGACAACCAGTTCCAGCACTTACACCATCACTTCGACCTCCATTAACTCGGCAACCACTTACTCCTTGTCCTACTACTGCTCCATCAATGGATTCCCCTTCCCACCAGCCTGTGGCTAA